Below is a genomic region from Longimicrobium sp..
CCAGGTCGCAGACCTCGCCGATCGAGTAGTACTCGCGCTGCGCGATCGGATCGGTCATTGCCACTGCTCCGGCTTCGGCTCGCGCACCATGAGCGCGCGCACCGCGTCGCGGGCCGGCTTGTCCTCGAACATGACGCGGTAGACCTCCGTGACGATCGGCATCTCGATGCCCTCGCGCAGCGCGAGATCGTGCGCGGCGCGCGACGTCTCGACGCCCTCGGCGACCATCTTCATGTCGGCCAGGATCGCCTTCAGCGTCTGCCCCTCGCCGAGCTTCATGCCCACGTGGCGATTGCGGCTGAGCCCGCCCGTGCACGTCAGGATCAGGTCGCCCATCCCGGCGAGCCCAG
It encodes:
- a CDS encoding NAD(P)H-dependent glycerol-3-phosphate dehydrogenase, whose product is GLAGMGDLILTCTGGLSRNRHVGMKLGEGQTLKAILADMKMVAEGVETSRAAHDLALREGIEMPIVTEVYRVMFEDKPARDAVRALMVREPKPEQWQ